Proteins from a single region of Amblyomma americanum isolate KBUSLIRL-KWMA chromosome 10, ASM5285725v1, whole genome shotgun sequence:
- the LOC144106707 gene encoding uncharacterized protein LOC144106707 yields MSCPKESLMTHLHLHTGERPYQCDHCDKSFTRKDNLMTHLRLHTGERPYKCDHCDKSFTRKDNLMTHLRLHTGECPYKCDYCDISFTRNDKLTTHLRLHTGECPYQCDHCDKSFTRKNSLMTHLRLHTGESPYQCDHCDKSFTRKDNLMTHVRLHTGERPYHCDHCDKSFTQKNNLMTHLRLHTGERPYQCDHCDKSFTRKNSLMTHLRLHTGESPYQCDHCDKSFTQKNNLMTHLRLHTSERPYRCDHCGKSFARKDRLMTHLRLHTGERPYQCDHCDKSFTQKNNLIRHLRLHTGECPYQCDHCGKSFARKGNLMTHLRLHNSERPYQCNHCDKSFTQNNNLMTHLRLHTGESP; encoded by the coding sequence ATGAGTTGCCCAAAGGAAAGCCTGATGACGCACCTTCACTTGCACACCGGTGAACGTCCATACCAGTGTGATCACTGTGACAAGAGTTTCACAAGAAAGGACAACCTGATgacacaccttcgcttgcacaccggtgaaagaccatacaagtgcgaccactgtgacaagagtttcacacgaaaggacaacctgatgacacaccttcgcttgcacaccggtgaatGTCCATACAAGTGCGACTACTGTGACATCAGCTTCACACGAAACGACAAACTGACgacacaccttcgcttgcacaccggtgaatgtccataccagtgcgaccactgtgacaagagtttcacacgaaagaacagcctgatgacacaccttcgcttgcacaccggtgaaaGTCCATaccagtgtgaccactgtgacaagaGTTTCACACGAAAGGACAACCTGATGACACACGttcgcttgcacaccggtgaacGTCCATACCACTGCGACCACTGTGACAAGAGTTTCACACAAAAGAACAACCTGATgacacaccttcgcttgcacaccggtgaacGTCCATACCAGTGCGACCACTGTGACAAGAGTTTCACACGAAAGAACAGCCTGATGACACACCTTCGCTTACACACCGGTGAAAGTCCATaccagtgtgaccactgtgacaagaGTTTCACACAAAAGAACAACCTGATgacacaccttcgcttgcacaccaGTGAACGTCCATACCGGTGCGACCACTGTGGCAAGAGTTTCGCACGAAAGGACAGGCTGATgacacaccttcgcttgcacaccggtgaacGTCCATATCAGTGCGACCACTGTGACAAGAGTTTCACACAAAAGAACAACCTGATCAgacaccttcgcttgcacactGGTGAATGTCCATACCAGTGCGACCACTGTGGCAAGAGTTTCGCACGAAAGGGCAACCTGATGACACACCTTCGCCTGCACAACAGTGAACGTCCATACCAGTGCAACCACTGTGACAAGAGTTTCACACAAAATAACAACCTGATgacacaccttcgcttgcacaccggtgaaaGTCCATAG